The sequence CTTTTCACCAATCTAACTGCTTGAAGTTAGTCTTCCACTTAGCAgtagcaaaaataagttttatTGTTGAATTTAACATTATATCACCATGGTAACTCAATGTTTTTGGGAATGTTTACTCTTGATAGTCAATATTTCTATGGCATGATTAGCATATAATTCTCAAGATCCTGAAATGATTTCAATATTAATGCTGCCATCTTGAAACAGATGGCTTTTAAGACTTGATCAGTCTGTTCGCTTAGATCTTGAATCGGAAGAGCTGAAAATGTATTGTCTATACAAGAAAGTAAAATTATTATCGTGATTCTTAATCCATAGACACTTACAACCTCCTCTCTTAACATGGACTTTACTTTGGTACAATGTAAGTGCAAGTATTTTGTGTCTTGTTACGCTGAAAGTTGTTCTACAATATCTCAACGTCTCCATCATACAAAGGTACTGGGACTTAATTGATTCATCAATTCAATTATTTCTCATTACTTTATGAACAAATTAAGTTATATTATCATAGGTAGGGAATTGACACTGTATTTTTCTTACTGTTTATTATGATAGTAGGATGTATAACTTAAGAATGTTTTGTGGTATTATGAAATACTTTGGTCACTTTTGCTTGCAGGGATCAAACTGCACCGTAGGCCACCAGCGAATCACTAGTCCAATACTGTGGCTAAAGAAGGCACAGGTTTGTTGAATCACCAGTAGACAATCTGAtaggtacagtggactcctgttataacaaagtcctcgggaccagcagttttctttcattatatcgaaattttgttgtaaccgaacaaaaaacaatgaaaagcaaagagcagataatgttgcagcctgagtTTTTACTTCGTTACCACCGGAATTTTGTtctaaccatgtttgttataacgggagtgcactgtaataatgatttcatgacCGGTGTGTCCGGCTGGTTATGAATACTATATGGCGAGACTCCTGATGCATGTTTGGATTAAACAGTTATGGGCTGCTTAGAATTTGGGATCAGAAGGTCATGGGGTCACAGCCAAGACTGAAAAATTAACACTTTGGGTCATTTTGTATGAAATTCCTTTAATTGTAGCTGATTGAGCCACCATAAGAGAATTTGTAGATGCCATTTTGGATGAATTTAGAGGAAATCAAATTTTGACTGCTGAAATGTTTTTATTCTTGCCATAACTCCAAAATAAGTATTTGATAATATTCAAATCGAATCTGGTGCAagatatataaagagaaaaatgcCAGGGTATAAGGAACATTTTTCTGTAATAGCAAGTTACAAAATGCTGATCTTATTAAGAAAGTAATGTACAGGTCATTGAGGTCAAGCAAGACTGAGTATTACCTGTATCAAATTTACATACCCAATTTTCcatgttgaatttcaattttcaatccAATTTTATACAGACAAATAAGCCAGACCTCTGAGAGTTCAGCAACTTTAACCATTTGAGTGCCACATTTTATTCCCTGTCCAAGGGTATGTGcgtgaaatttgtgcaaatttgatTGATTGTCATAGAAAGGGTTAATGAAAATTATGCTTTTCAGGGACTTTTGAGGATGCTTATCCATTTGTCATGTTTTGTGGAAACAGTTACATCACCTTACATGTGGAATGCAGTCAGTTATATTGTCTCAGTGTCCAAAAATGATAGAATATTTTTGGTATTGGGATTGCATCAGATGTTGAAATTAAGAGTAGTTAATACATAGATtctattttatattttttatgttttgttaattttatcATACAAAAAAATGAACTTCATGACTAGATGCTTTCATTGGATATTGCCTCTAATGATAAATTCctttatgtatatgtacataacaTATTTATAAGAGAAATGCACCTGTCTTTGAAATTGTAATAAAGTTTGTAAGTTTATTCTGTATTAAACACGTGATCTAGAATGTCTCTGTGTTTCATGTTCAAGATACTTTTGTTCtttagagagagaaaatgaaaaatggacAAACATATATATCAAGTCAaagaatgtgtgtttgtgagtgtgtgtatatctatctatctatatatatctatatatctacctatgtatatatatatatatatatatatatatatatatatatatatacacacaaacacacacacacacacacacacacacacacatatacaggGCTCAACAATATCGGTGAcccagggccactaaaaattgatgttgggTCACTAAATTTATCTTTTGGTGCCCTGATTTGGCAACCAAGATTCAAGAtagattgtttcttttgcttttattttgggccaccaaaatttcagatgtaAAGATCTTACAGACAAGCAGTGTTGAGCGCTGATAGACACTCggcaaaaaataaagtaaacacttttcaagtttatatttctcatagaatttttggctaaatATGAAGGATAATTTGATTGGCTATCAATTTGGTAAGTCAATAAAATGGGAAGCTTTACACATTagtgaacacctttgtttttctcttccaaggcacaaaggtaaaaattgcaaaaataaacaagttgtcattcatgcgtaaatgctctttcatgtaaaaacgaaaacaaaagacaaatttagcTCAATAAAAAACATGTATTCAGTTGCAAAAATTTCCCTATGATCCCTATAATATCTTTGAACCCCAAAAGATCACTTGaggctaaaaataatgaaagaaaatgaaaaattttctgtcaaatccaaattcaaatgaatgagaaaagaagcaatgttaaaaaaatggtaagatttttaattgatttctcaaattaggaaaattgtaaattatatttagttcttgaatttgtctcatgaattcttaaattactaacttgaatgaatgaaataaagatattctcTTCATTTAATCTTTGTGCCCTtgctccctatgtcatttgaagtttgagtttacagaaaattcttatttcccCCTTCagtttcccactttgattttgtttgaggttataaagagacaaagagaatgaaaaaaatatattttttttttgctatttcattcaagtctctcattgtgttaaactgatCGGCCTCCCTCGGCCTATGCGGACAGTGAACACAAGAGGGCGACATAAAAGGCCGATAcggacacacacataaaaacagaCAAGAGCCCTGTCTACCTGCTAACTGCGGAGGGGCATCGCGCTGAAGCGTATTCCCCCGATTCGACTGGCCGGGCGGCTGGGCCGTGAGAGATCGAGAGTGAGTGAGTGGTACGCTACACACCACCACCAATATCCAAGCGCAGCACGGACAACAGCAGCCAGCACTGCGGTGTAAACAGTAATATTTGGCGACCCGTACAGCTTCGTACATCTTGCTTGTTAGTTATCACTGGTACGTGGTTGTTACTTATGGTGTGTGTTTTGATGATACGTCCTTGCCCCGTCTTCTGGCAAAAATTCGGGCCTAAATTCGTCGTAATACCAATCGGTATGTAGACCCCTACCACTTTGAAAACATGCCACGTTAgtaaccccggggcgctcccgGTACACAGTTACACGCTTCGCGTTCggcgttcgggctgtgtttcACAGTTAGCCACGTTAGTAAATagaatctaacgtaatagataaCCTACATAGGTGTCTACCAGTATTTCTTATTTTGACGCTATCGAACGGTTCTATTATTGCTGTAGAAGTCTAGACATAAATTCGAAATTGCGTCTAGAAACCTTAGATCCTATTGTTagatagatctaacgttagagttGTGTGTTCCTCAATCGTTAGCACGTTTTATTACTGGGCATccagctacccccccccccccccgggccccAGGTTTCTTTATTACTGGATGACTAGAGTCAAGTCACTagacattatttttattttttgacgttGTCACTCTCCTGGGGATTcggtgaagccagacgcagtctccggcCGCGAAACATATCCccaacgaccagatacagaccgatcttctGGTTCTGGTTCTGGTCAATGCCAATGGATGATCGTGGTCACGCAGCAGTCTTACTAATCATAattgatatgtacatgtatctactgACTGCATTTCACATACATATCATTTATAATACTTTAAACTAGAAACTAAACTGTTTGATGGGAGAATTAAATGATAGAATGAGATATCATATCAGATACGAACTGCGACCAGCCTGAACACAAAGCATTTGAGCTGCAGTATAAATAGTCCAGATTCTGGCCGATTTTTGTCGTTGCTTATCCCCACCACGCGCGGCACCACTGCATGCACTTACCCACACAAATCGTAGACCGCGATATCCCCACTGATCTGTCCGCCCGAACCTAGCAAACTTGATGAGTGTAGCTTACGCCCTCAACGCCAGCAATTACGTACGCGTACATAACGTGAATAATTCAGAAAACAGTCCAGGGAGTGGACTACAGACAGTATAAACTGTGAAAAAGGAGCGCTTCGGGCAGTCTAGTCAAGTTTTATTATGCACCTCATTCACCTCCTGATTATAAATCAGCAGTGCAGTGGCACTGTAAACctaaaagatgcaatcaaattttattatcatttgctTCTGCTCAGAGAGTGAAACTGACTGTAAAAACGAGACTGAACATGCCTGGGCCTGGATCGGGCAGACTGCAGCTTCTGGACACCAAGCAGGTGCTGGGGGAGCATCTCTTCTCCAAGGTGACGGAGCTCCACCCTGAGAAGGCGGACCGCATCACAGGGATGCTGCTGGAGGCAGAGAATGAGGACATCATGAAGATGCTGGAGGACGACTCCCTCCTCAGGCGGAGGATAGAGGGCACTCTTCGGGTCATTCAGGAGTGAGTTACATTACGTACAGAGAGTAGACATATCAATGTTTCAAAAGTCCCTGGCCTATCTGCTACTCACAAtgcaataaagaacaaaataatacactAAAATTGTAAACTTATTTGACATTTGAATTGTACAATTATGCTGTGCTAAGGCCCATCCCACTCCTTTTGtgagaaaaatatttcttaagTTCATGGCTTCCCTTCAGAAAGTTAACCAAAGTTGTTTGAAGAACTTGTAATATCAGCATAATATTTGATTTTTGCATTTGAGCCAATATACTGGGAGTCATCCCTTTTTCTATAGACCTTCATTGAAGGATGATGAAATGATGTTTATTGCGACTTAATGTTACAAATCTTATGTGCTTTTCTACAGTTGTAATACCCAGTAAAAAAAGTGAACTTCAGATGGTGGTAACATGTATACGAAATGTTTTTCAGTGAAGATaatgtatgtttcattttcggTAATGCAACTTTTCGTGATCAGAATTGATCACTTTGGTATACTCCTGGTATGATTCACTGCTAAACCACAAGTGGACTTGTTGATGGACTTTAGTTTAAGCGCCATATTTTGGTGGGGCTGGCATAGGCATGTGTTTTTCGATGAGAAGTGGACTGATGTTGGGACGCAGGTTCTTTCTGTGTCCTCAGATTTGTTAGAATCATGGTTAAAAGTCATGTGACACAAAAATCACACATTTGAGCCGATATAGTGGGATTGACCCTGTTGAACACTTAACAAATTtgttcttcatttattttaaagggtgtgtacagttctggttgaggtgagaatttagcttttaacattttgcgagatttcagaaaccactctatgagatgtcaaagagcatgcaattctaaggggtatcaaaaatttatttgatgaaaatcggttttgaaatggctgagatatccaaaaacaaggtgaaacaaagagagcctaataaaaggcatggcctgtcgccttttattattatcactcttttggatatctgagccatgtgaaaccgattttcatcaaatgttgaatccttcttaaaatcacatgctctttcatatttcataagaggtttcttatctcacttaggaatgttcaaaacataaatccccacctcaaccagtactgtacagtcctttAAGATAGACTGTGGTACTCTTGAGTACATCCAACACATCAGATATTCATATTCAGGCGGTTGGTATGGATGTATTACTACTTCTATGTAAATTTGTCACTTGCCTGGCAGAAGAGCCCTAACTAAGGCTTAAATGctcaaaaaatcacaaattgATGATGTTACATCATGTAAAAGAGCTTTCTAAGCTTTATCAAATTATGTCGCTTACCAAAATTCTATTTGGGGGTCAAAATTTCATGCTAATGCCCTACTGCTGGGCAGACAGACATAACAGCTTTGTATTTACAATTGCTAGGCTCTGTCAATGCAGGACTGAAATGTAActtgagaaaaatatttttaGTGAACTTTAGCATGTTTACATTACTTCACTTGGCTGCCTGTGCCTTAAATTTCATGTCTGGAAGTCCTTACTGAGAAATTTTGCAGTGCTTTTCATTTGGCAAACAGTGACCTGTTGGTCTATGATAACGATTCAGATTGTCATCAGAAGATGTTTGACATAAAAATAACCAAGTGTTGTTCCTTTTCTCCAGACAAGACAACATctgtggtggtgatggtgacaaGGAGAAGTACGGAGAAGAACTGTATTccctaatttctgaaatagaGCCCATCCAGTGTGCGAAAATAACAGGTGGGTATGGCAAAGGGAGAATTTTGTATAAATTAGcatcataattttgttttgttttgttttgtcttcactGAGAAATGCATTTTTTGTACCGAGACAGCGGATGTTGATTTCTGTAGCACATAACACTTGTTGACTGGATTTGAAAATGTCAACCCAATCATTGCTAATGGCGTAAAAACTATAAAAAGCAAAGTCGCAACAAGAATTTGGTGAGAGATGAGACAATGAGATGTGAAAAATGTCACATGAAATGTGTGCTTTCACATTCTTAATCACTTGAGAAGCATGAACCTTTGTATGCACGATGCCTCCTTTGTGTCCAGCcaacaaaatgtaaaatcaatTCTCAGACATGTTTCAGCTGTTTCTCACACAATGAGAGAGTAATTCTGTACTTACTTCAGCAGGTAAAAAAGTTGAAATGAAGTATATCATTTCAGGGCGTGGCCCTCAACTTTCCTGAGGCCCACTTTGGCTCCTACAATGGTTTTTGAGGTTCAATTAGATCAAAtacgaaactttttttttcttccttttttttaaagacatcatGGCCCACTGGTTGAGAAGCACAGCTTTGAGATATCCCCCAAGCAAATATTTAGAGAAAATCAGGAGTAAATCTTGTTGAGTCTATAGAACTGATAGAATTGCAGGTCTCTCTGTTGCTGACTTTGAATGCTGCTAGTTACAATGTTTGATATGACAAAtgttactatcattattgtgtGGATCCACATGACAAAGTTACATGATatctaatttaaaaaaaaaatgcaaatttattattatgtCAGACTTCTTGTCGTTGTCCAGGCATGCTCCTGGAGCTGGACATTCCCCTCATCCGTCACCTGTTATCCTCTCCGCCGGATTTGCGGAGTGCCGTGCAGAAAGCGATGGCAACGCTGCGGGCAGACGGCGGCGAGAGAGAAGAACTCGGAGAGAAACTCTACAGGATAGTCGCTGGTCGATACAATGCGGATTCGGCTGCAAAAATTACAGGTACAATGCCTCTGAATAACCTTGCACTCTGTGagcgatgattttttttttctttttttaatggaggGAAATGCAGTTCTTTGCACAATGTGCAAAATTATTCTGCCTTTGTTCCAACTTGAATGATGTATTAGAAATATGTTTATTTTGAGAAAATGCATCAGTAGTTGCATTCACACAATGCTTATCCTTGATGATAGAacttgtatttattttttttttataacaacaAGGTACACACAATGATAACATCCTGACCCCCATTTCATGCAAACCAAAATTGGTCAGTGGTCAAGCC comes from Diadema setosum chromosome 17, eeDiaSeto1, whole genome shotgun sequence and encodes:
- the LOC140240529 gene encoding uncharacterized protein, which translates into the protein MPGPGSGRLQLLDTKQVLGEHLFSKVTELHPEKADRITGMLLEAENEDIMKMLEDDSLLRRRIEGTLRVIQEQDNICGGDGDKEKYGEELYSLISEIEPIQCAKITGMLLELDIPLIRHLLSSPPDLRSAVQKAMATLRADGGEREELGEKLYRIVAGRYNADSAAKITGMLLEMQDAQLTRTMQDPSLLEDKIRLAEEALSRQQQAR